The following proteins are encoded in a genomic region of Thermococcus henrietii:
- the serS gene encoding serine--tRNA ligase, which yields MLDIKLIREKPEVVKKDLIKRGETEKVKWVDEILELDRKWRENLKKINQLRKERNQLAIQIGKRKKAGEPIEELLARSNEIVKQIEELEKEVEALKKKIDYYLWRLPNITHESVPVGESDEDNVPIRFWGKAKVWEGFLETFKEQSLGKMEYEVLSWRPRLHVDMLELLRGADLERAAKVSGARFYYLLNELVILDLALIRFALDKLIEKGFTPVVPPYMVRRFVEEGATTFEDFEDVIYKVEGEDLYLIPTAEHPLAGMHANEILDGKDLPLLYVGVSPCFRKEAGTAGKDTKGIFRVHQFHKVEQFVYSRPEESWEWHEKLIANAEEIFQELEIPYRVVNICTGDLGYVAAKKYDIEAWMAGQGKFREVVSASNCTDWQARRLNIRFRDKTHEKPKFVHTLNSTAIATSRAIVAILENHQTEEGVVKLPKALWKYTGFKEILPASMKEKCCQ from the coding sequence ATGCTCGACATAAAGCTCATCCGCGAAAAGCCCGAGGTCGTCAAAAAGGACCTCATCAAGAGAGGCGAAACCGAGAAGGTCAAATGGGTTGATGAAATCCTCGAACTCGACAGGAAGTGGCGCGAGAACCTGAAGAAAATCAACCAGCTCAGGAAGGAGCGCAACCAGCTTGCCATACAGATAGGCAAGCGCAAGAAGGCTGGAGAGCCGATAGAAGAGCTCCTCGCGAGGAGCAACGAGATAGTGAAGCAGATTGAGGAGCTTGAGAAAGAGGTTGAGGCCCTAAAGAAGAAAATAGACTACTACCTATGGCGCCTGCCCAACATCACCCACGAGAGCGTTCCGGTTGGTGAGAGCGACGAGGACAACGTGCCGATTAGGTTCTGGGGCAAGGCCAAGGTCTGGGAGGGCTTCCTTGAGACCTTCAAGGAGCAGAGCCTCGGAAAGATGGAGTACGAGGTTTTGAGCTGGAGGCCGAGGCTCCACGTTGACATGCTTGAGCTCCTCCGCGGTGCGGACCTTGAAAGGGCCGCGAAGGTGAGCGGTGCGAGATTCTACTACCTCCTCAACGAGCTGGTCATACTGGATTTGGCCTTAATCCGCTTCGCCCTCGACAAGCTCATCGAGAAGGGCTTCACGCCGGTTGTCCCGCCCTACATGGTGCGTCGCTTCGTTGAGGAGGGGGCGACGACCTTCGAGGACTTCGAGGACGTCATATACAAGGTTGAGGGTGAGGACCTCTACCTGATTCCGACGGCGGAGCACCCGTTAGCGGGCATGCACGCCAACGAAATCCTCGACGGTAAGGACTTACCGCTCCTCTACGTCGGCGTTAGCCCCTGCTTCAGAAAGGAGGCCGGAACCGCCGGAAAGGACACGAAGGGAATCTTCAGGGTGCACCAGTTCCACAAGGTCGAGCAGTTCGTCTATTCGAGGCCTGAGGAGAGCTGGGAGTGGCACGAGAAGCTCATAGCCAACGCCGAGGAGATATTCCAGGAGCTTGAGATTCCCTACAGGGTCGTGAACATCTGCACCGGCGATTTGGGTTACGTAGCGGCTAAAAAGTACGACATCGAGGCCTGGATGGCGGGTCAGGGCAAGTTCAGGGAGGTCGTCTCTGCCAGTAACTGTACCGACTGGCAGGCGAGGCGCTTGAACATCCGCTTCCGCGACAAGACCCACGAGAAGCCGAAGTTCGTCCACACGCTGAACTCGACGGCGATAGCGACATCGAGGGCCATCGTGGCGATACTCGAGAACCACCAGACGGAGGAGGGCGTTGTAAAGCTCCCGAAGGCCCTCTGGAAGTACACGGGCTTCAAGGAGATTCTGCCCGCGAGCATGAAGGAGAAGTGCTGTCAGTAG
- a CDS encoding molybdenum cofactor synthesis domain-containing protein, protein MAFLKVVPLEKALEVIDSFPLEPKVERVPLGEALGRVLAEDIVSPINVPPFDRATVDGYAVRAEDTFMASESEPVRLKVTGEVNAGDFPDFELKPGESVYISTGAPLPKGADAVVQFEDVDRDGDEVIIYKPAYPGLGVMKAGADIPAGKPLLKRGTRLGFKETALLSAVGLAEVPVFRKPKVAVISTGNELVLPGEELKPGQIYDINGRAIADAVRELGGEAVFLGIAKDDRESLNALIEKGVECCDIVLLSGGASGGIRDLTSSIIEELGEVKIHGIAIQPGKPTIIGLINGKPVFGLPGYPTSCLTNFTLLVAPLLRRLIGRESEVRKVKKKLAHKVFSVKGRRQFLPVRIEGEKAVPILKGSGAVTSFIDADGFIEVPENVEILEAGEEVEVTFFG, encoded by the coding sequence ATGGCGTTCCTCAAAGTCGTGCCCCTTGAAAAGGCCCTCGAGGTCATAGACTCCTTCCCGCTCGAACCAAAGGTCGAGAGGGTTCCGCTGGGCGAAGCCCTCGGCAGGGTTCTTGCAGAAGATATCGTTTCGCCGATAAACGTGCCACCTTTTGACAGAGCCACCGTTGACGGCTACGCGGTTAGAGCGGAAGACACCTTCATGGCGAGCGAGAGCGAGCCCGTCAGGCTCAAGGTAACCGGCGAGGTTAACGCCGGTGATTTTCCGGACTTCGAGCTGAAGCCCGGCGAGAGCGTCTACATCTCCACCGGCGCTCCTTTGCCCAAAGGCGCCGACGCGGTGGTACAGTTCGAGGACGTTGACCGGGACGGCGACGAGGTAATCATCTACAAGCCCGCCTACCCAGGACTAGGCGTCATGAAGGCCGGGGCCGACATACCTGCCGGCAAGCCCCTCCTGAAGCGCGGGACGAGGCTCGGCTTCAAGGAGACTGCACTTCTCTCGGCGGTTGGTTTGGCCGAGGTTCCCGTCTTCAGGAAGCCGAAGGTGGCCGTCATAAGCACCGGAAACGAGCTCGTTCTCCCGGGCGAGGAGCTCAAACCGGGCCAGATTTACGACATCAACGGAAGGGCAATAGCCGACGCCGTCAGGGAGCTTGGAGGTGAAGCGGTTTTCCTCGGCATAGCGAAGGACGACCGAGAGAGCCTGAATGCCCTGATAGAGAAGGGCGTTGAGTGCTGTGACATCGTGCTCCTCAGCGGTGGCGCGAGCGGTGGGATACGGGATTTGACCAGCTCGATAATCGAGGAGCTCGGCGAGGTTAAGATACACGGCATAGCGATTCAGCCAGGAAAGCCGACGATAATCGGCCTGATAAATGGAAAGCCCGTCTTCGGCCTCCCCGGTTATCCGACGAGCTGTCTGACGAACTTCACCCTGCTCGTCGCCCCGCTCCTGAGAAGGCTCATCGGAAGGGAGAGCGAGGTCAGGAAGGTCAAGAAGAAGCTCGCCCACAAGGTCTTCTCGGTGAAGGGCAGAAGGCAGTTCCTCCCGGTGAGGATTGAGGGCGAGAAGGCCGTTCCGATACTCAAGGGGAGCGGTGCCGTCACGAGCTTCATCGATGCGGACGGCTTCATCGAGGTTCCCGAGAACGTGGAGATACTTGAGGCCGGGGAAGAGGTTGAGGTTACATTCTTTGGCTAA
- a CDS encoding metallophosphoesterase family protein, giving the protein MLIALISDIHSNLEALEAVWDEIKDADVFLCMGDLVGYGASPNEVVEFVRKQMEKRTFLCVRGNHDNAIAFGADWSFNPYARQAVRWHQRVMTFENLEFLRRLPVRQLFTDDTDRSYLLIHGSPRAPLDEYLFPWLPESEFRAVLSYVRQDDLLLGHTHVPMLKEIGGRRIINPGSVGQPRDGDWRASYALIDTETKEVTFYRIEYDVEESARKIIEAGLPRFLADRLFEGL; this is encoded by the coding sequence ATGCTCATAGCACTCATAAGCGATATTCATTCGAACCTTGAGGCCCTCGAAGCCGTGTGGGACGAGATTAAGGATGCTGATGTTTTCCTCTGCATGGGCGACCTCGTTGGCTACGGGGCAAGCCCAAACGAGGTCGTTGAGTTCGTGCGGAAGCAAATGGAGAAGAGAACCTTTCTCTGCGTCAGAGGAAACCACGACAACGCCATAGCCTTCGGCGCGGACTGGAGCTTCAACCCCTACGCGAGACAGGCCGTGAGGTGGCACCAGCGTGTCATGACCTTTGAGAACCTTGAGTTCCTCCGGCGACTTCCAGTAAGGCAACTCTTCACGGACGACACCGATAGAAGCTACCTCCTCATCCACGGCTCCCCAAGGGCTCCTCTCGACGAGTACCTCTTCCCCTGGCTTCCCGAAAGTGAGTTCAGGGCCGTACTGAGCTATGTCCGCCAGGATGACCTCCTTCTCGGCCACACCCACGTACCGATGCTGAAGGAAATCGGGGGGAGAAGGATAATAAACCCGGGCTCCGTCGGCCAGCCGAGGGACGGGGACTGGAGGGCGAGCTACGCGCTGATTGATACGGAAACGAAGGAGGTAACCTTCTATCGCATTGAATACGACGTCGAAGAAAGCGCGAGGAAGATAATAGAGGCGGGACTGCCGAGGTTTTTAGCGGACAGACTCTTCGAGGGCCTTTAA
- a CDS encoding CDC48 family AAA ATPase: MIFGKEPEKVDEVKLRVAEALKRDVGRGIVRFDRKYQKQLGVEPGDIVELVGERTTAAIVANPHPDDRGLDIIRMDGYIRRNAGVSIGDYVTVKRAEVQEAKKVVLAPAQKGVFIQIPGDLVKQNLLGRPVVKGDLLVASNRSETYYGGSPFDDLLRGLFEAMPLGFGELKFVVVNTVPKGIVQITYNTEVEVLPQAVEVREESIPEVTYEDIGGLSDAIQKIREMVELPLKHPELFERLGIEPPKGVLLYGPPGTGKTLLAKAVANEANAHFIAINGPEIMSKFYGESEERLREIFKEAEENAPSIIFIDEIDAIAPKREEVVGEVEKRVVSQLLTLMDGLKSRGKVIVIAATNRPDAIDPALRRPGRFDREIEVGVPDKQGRKEILQIHTRGMPLEPDYDKATVLRILKEMKSKGSFDEKKLESLIRRVEEARDEGEVKEALKSEGEIYAEVRSRLIDKMLEEIADKTHGFVGADLAALAREAAMVVLRRLINEGKISPEQEKIPPEVLQELRVRKEDFYEALKMVEPSALREVLIEVPNVRWEDIGGLEDVKQELREAVEWPLKYPKAFERLGITPPRGILLYGPPGTGKTLLAKAVANESEANFIGIRGPEVLSKWVGESEKRVREIFRKARQAAPTVIFIDEIDAIAPARGAEGDRVTDRLINQLLTEMDGIERNSGVVVIAATNRPDILDPALLRPGRFDRLVLVPAPDEKARLEILKVHTRRVPLAKDVNLAELAKKTEGYSGADIEALVREAALIAMRRVMRELPSELVESESEEFLERLKVSRRDFEEAMKKVKPSITPYMIEYYKNFEEGRKRKPERERGGVDYYTF; the protein is encoded by the coding sequence ATGATATTCGGAAAGGAACCCGAAAAGGTGGATGAGGTTAAGCTCCGGGTTGCGGAGGCCTTGAAGAGGGACGTCGGCAGGGGCATAGTTCGCTTTGACAGGAAGTATCAGAAGCAACTCGGTGTTGAACCGGGCGACATCGTTGAGCTCGTTGGGGAGAGAACAACCGCCGCCATAGTGGCGAACCCGCACCCGGACGATAGGGGACTCGACATAATCAGGATGGACGGTTACATCAGGAGGAACGCAGGGGTGAGCATAGGCGACTACGTGACGGTTAAGCGCGCCGAGGTTCAGGAGGCGAAGAAAGTAGTGCTTGCACCAGCCCAGAAGGGAGTATTCATCCAAATTCCGGGTGATTTGGTCAAACAGAACCTCCTCGGCAGGCCCGTCGTCAAGGGCGACCTCCTAGTTGCAAGCAACAGGAGCGAGACATACTACGGCGGCTCCCCCTTCGACGACCTCCTAAGGGGTCTCTTCGAGGCGATGCCGCTAGGCTTCGGCGAGCTCAAGTTCGTGGTTGTAAACACGGTTCCCAAGGGAATAGTCCAGATAACCTACAACACTGAAGTGGAGGTTCTCCCGCAGGCCGTTGAGGTTCGTGAAGAGAGCATTCCAGAGGTCACCTACGAGGACATCGGTGGCCTAAGCGACGCGATTCAGAAGATTCGCGAGATGGTCGAGCTTCCCCTAAAGCATCCGGAGCTCTTCGAAAGGCTTGGTATCGAGCCTCCGAAGGGTGTCCTGCTCTACGGTCCTCCGGGAACGGGTAAGACCCTCCTCGCGAAGGCCGTCGCCAACGAGGCAAACGCCCACTTCATAGCCATCAACGGCCCCGAAATAATGAGCAAGTTCTATGGCGAAAGTGAGGAGCGCCTAAGGGAGATTTTCAAGGAGGCCGAGGAGAACGCCCCGAGCATCATCTTCATCGATGAGATTGACGCGATAGCGCCGAAGAGGGAGGAAGTCGTTGGAGAAGTCGAGAAGAGGGTTGTTTCACAGTTGCTTACCCTCATGGACGGTCTCAAGAGCAGGGGCAAGGTAATCGTTATTGCCGCAACCAACAGGCCCGACGCGATTGACCCCGCGCTGAGAAGGCCGGGACGCTTCGACAGGGAGATTGAGGTCGGCGTTCCGGATAAGCAGGGTAGAAAAGAGATACTCCAGATACACACCAGAGGAATGCCCCTTGAGCCGGACTACGACAAGGCCACCGTCCTCAGGATTCTGAAGGAAATGAAGTCCAAGGGCTCCTTCGATGAGAAAAAGCTTGAATCGCTGATTCGCAGGGTTGAGGAGGCAAGGGACGAAGGGGAGGTCAAGGAGGCCCTCAAGAGCGAGGGTGAAATCTACGCTGAAGTGCGGAGCAGGCTCATCGACAAGATGCTCGAGGAGATTGCCGATAAGACGCACGGCTTCGTTGGAGCGGACCTCGCGGCATTGGCCAGAGAAGCCGCGATGGTCGTTCTGAGGAGGCTGATAAACGAAGGCAAGATAAGTCCCGAGCAGGAGAAGATACCGCCGGAGGTTCTCCAGGAGCTCCGCGTCAGGAAGGAAGACTTCTACGAGGCGCTCAAGATGGTCGAACCCTCCGCTCTGAGGGAGGTCCTCATAGAGGTTCCCAATGTCCGCTGGGAGGACATCGGAGGTCTCGAAGACGTCAAACAGGAGCTCAGAGAGGCGGTAGAATGGCCACTCAAGTACCCGAAGGCGTTCGAGAGGCTCGGCATAACGCCCCCAAGGGGCATACTCCTCTACGGTCCGCCGGGAACCGGTAAGACACTCCTCGCGAAGGCAGTAGCGAACGAGAGCGAGGCCAACTTCATCGGAATCCGCGGGCCGGAAGTTCTGAGCAAGTGGGTTGGCGAGAGTGAGAAGAGGGTAAGGGAGATATTCAGGAAGGCAAGGCAGGCGGCCCCGACGGTGATATTCATCGACGAGATTGACGCGATAGCGCCCGCGAGAGGTGCTGAAGGCGACCGCGTTACGGACAGACTCATCAACCAGCTGTTGACTGAGATGGACGGCATAGAGCGGAACAGCGGCGTCGTGGTTATAGCGGCCACCAACAGGCCCGACATCCTCGACCCGGCCCTGCTAAGGCCAGGGCGCTTTGACAGGCTCGTGCTCGTTCCAGCGCCCGACGAGAAGGCCAGGTTGGAGATACTGAAGGTCCACACGAGGCGCGTTCCCCTCGCGAAGGACGTCAACCTTGCCGAGCTCGCCAAGAAGACAGAGGGTTACTCCGGCGCTGACATCGAGGCCCTGGTCAGGGAGGCGGCGCTCATAGCGATGCGCAGGGTCATGCGCGAACTTCCGAGCGAGCTCGTTGAGAGCGAGAGCGAAGAGTTCCTCGAGAGACTGAAGGTTTCGAGGAGGGACTTCGAGGAGGCCATGAAGAAAGTCAAGCCTAGCATAACTCCCTACATGATTGAGTACTATAAGAACTTCGAGGAGGGCAGGAAGAGAAAGCCCGAGAGGGAGCGCGGGGGCGTGGATTACTACACCTTCTGA
- a CDS encoding ATP-binding protein: MKAYSSLLHRYERLYERALEEGNAGKARFFALQCAGLLRKLASEELQFSHYYLEMALEWERKAENVEHNVKMQGDKIERLITRSSVTWEDVGGLREAKKLLAQSVGIMLAKVPGNFKPWKGTLLFGPPGTGKTLLAKALAGSMRATFINVKVSDVLSKYFGESSKIASSIYSKARERAPSVVFIDEFDALAMKRSSIDDAARRLLGTILAEIDGFTGNEKVVTLASTNAPWDLDEAMLSRFPLRIYVPLPDEEGAKEIFQIHLRGFSLKVKLDSLAKTAVKRLYSGREIANSCTFAVLHMLEEMNPELSDPLKVGSIAGKELTIRPLEAKDFKYAFKRVKSPVKKEMLKRYERWAREYGV; the protein is encoded by the coding sequence ATGAAAGCCTACTCGTCGCTTCTCCACAGGTACGAGCGCCTCTACGAGAGGGCCCTTGAGGAGGGCAACGCGGGAAAGGCGCGTTTCTTCGCCCTCCAGTGCGCCGGCCTCTTGAGAAAGCTCGCATCCGAGGAGTTGCAGTTCTCGCACTACTACCTTGAAATGGCATTGGAATGGGAGAGAAAGGCGGAGAACGTAGAACACAATGTAAAAATGCAGGGGGATAAAATTGAGAGATTAATCACGAGGTCGAGCGTAACCTGGGAGGATGTAGGGGGACTTAGGGAGGCCAAGAAACTCCTTGCGCAGTCAGTTGGAATAATGCTGGCAAAGGTCCCCGGAAACTTCAAGCCCTGGAAGGGAACTTTGCTCTTCGGCCCACCCGGGACGGGAAAGACGCTCCTCGCCAAAGCCCTCGCCGGCAGCATGAGGGCAACGTTCATAAACGTCAAGGTGAGCGACGTTCTCAGCAAGTACTTCGGCGAGTCGAGCAAGATAGCATCGTCTATTTACTCAAAGGCCCGGGAGAGAGCTCCAAGTGTCGTTTTCATAGACGAGTTCGACGCCTTGGCCATGAAGCGTTCCTCGATTGATGATGCCGCGAGGAGACTTTTAGGAACGATACTAGCCGAGATAGACGGATTCACGGGCAACGAGAAGGTCGTAACCCTCGCCTCTACCAACGCCCCATGGGACCTCGACGAGGCTATGCTCTCCCGCTTCCCACTGAGGATTTACGTGCCGCTGCCGGATGAAGAGGGAGCGAAGGAAATCTTCCAGATACATCTACGGGGGTTTTCATTGAAGGTCAAGTTGGATTCGCTGGCGAAAACAGCCGTAAAAAGGCTCTACTCGGGAAGGGAGATAGCGAACTCCTGCACCTTTGCGGTTCTCCACATGCTGGAGGAGATGAACCCCGAGCTGAGCGACCCACTCAAGGTGGGCTCGATAGCGGGGAAGGAGCTCACGATAAGGCCCCTTGAGGCTAAAGACTTCAAATACGCTTTCAAACGGGTTAAGAGCCCGGTAAAGAAGGAAATGTTGAAGAGGTACGAAAGGTGGGCGAGGGAGTACGGCGTTTAG
- the acs gene encoding acetate--CoA ligase alpha subunit has protein sequence MVDPNIEALFRPKSIAVIGASEKPGKIGYAIMKNLVEYGYEGKIYPVNIKGVEIKIGNRVFKSYKSILEVPDEVDMAVIVVPAKFVPQVVEDCGKKGVKVLPIISSGFGELGPEGKKVEEQLVETARKYGMRILGPNIFGVVYTPDKLNATFGPTDVLPGPLALISQSGALGIALMGWTILEKVGLSAVVSVGNKSDIDDADLLEFFKEDENTKAILIYMEGVKDGRRFMETAKDVSKVKPIVVIKAGRSERGAKAAASHTGSLAGSDKIYDAAFKQAGIIRAYTIGEAFDYARTLSNLPEPPGENLVIITNGGGIGVMATDAAEEAGLHLYDDLEQLKVFANYMPPFGSYKNPVDLTGMAGAEGYEGAIKAALEHPEMHSIAVLYCQTAVLDPRDLADIVIREYNASGRKKPLVVAIVGGIEAKEAIDRLNEEGIPAYPEPDRAIKALAALYRWSRWKAKQE, from the coding sequence ATGGTTGACCCGAACATCGAAGCCCTTTTCAGGCCGAAGAGCATCGCCGTGATAGGCGCCTCCGAGAAGCCGGGCAAGATAGGGTACGCGATTATGAAGAACCTCGTGGAGTACGGCTACGAGGGCAAAATCTACCCCGTCAACATCAAGGGCGTTGAGATTAAGATTGGCAACCGCGTTTTCAAGTCCTACAAGAGCATTCTTGAGGTTCCCGACGAGGTCGACATGGCCGTTATAGTCGTTCCCGCCAAGTTCGTCCCGCAGGTCGTCGAGGACTGCGGAAAGAAGGGCGTCAAGGTTCTCCCGATTATAAGTTCCGGCTTCGGTGAGCTCGGCCCTGAGGGCAAGAAGGTCGAGGAACAGCTCGTTGAGACCGCCAGAAAGTACGGCATGAGAATCCTCGGCCCGAACATCTTCGGTGTCGTTTACACTCCGGACAAGCTCAACGCCACCTTCGGTCCGACCGACGTCCTTCCGGGCCCGCTCGCGCTCATCAGCCAGAGCGGAGCGCTTGGAATAGCCCTCATGGGCTGGACTATCCTCGAGAAGGTCGGCCTCTCGGCGGTCGTCAGCGTTGGAAACAAGAGCGACATAGACGACGCTGATTTACTCGAGTTCTTCAAGGAGGACGAGAACACCAAGGCCATACTCATCTACATGGAGGGCGTCAAGGACGGAAGGCGCTTCATGGAGACCGCAAAGGACGTCAGCAAGGTCAAGCCGATAGTCGTCATAAAGGCCGGAAGGAGCGAGCGCGGTGCCAAGGCCGCCGCGAGCCACACAGGCTCCCTCGCGGGAAGCGACAAGATTTACGATGCGGCGTTCAAGCAGGCGGGAATAATAAGGGCCTATACCATCGGTGAGGCCTTCGACTACGCGAGGACCCTTAGCAACCTTCCCGAGCCCCCGGGAGAGAACCTCGTCATAATCACCAACGGCGGTGGAATAGGTGTTATGGCCACAGATGCGGCCGAGGAAGCCGGCCTGCACCTCTACGATGACCTCGAACAGCTCAAGGTCTTCGCCAACTATATGCCACCCTTTGGAAGCTACAAGAACCCCGTTGACCTGACCGGTATGGCCGGCGCCGAGGGCTACGAGGGAGCTATCAAGGCCGCCCTCGAGCACCCGGAGATGCACAGCATAGCCGTCCTGTACTGCCAGACCGCCGTTCTCGACCCGAGGGATTTGGCCGACATAGTCATCCGCGAGTACAACGCCAGCGGAAGGAAGAAGCCCCTCGTCGTTGCCATCGTCGGCGGAATCGAGGCCAAGGAAGCCATCGACAGGCTCAACGAAGAGGGAATTCCCGCCTATCCGGAGCCGGACAGGGCGATAAAGGCCCTCGCGGCCCTCTACCGCTGGAGCAGGTGGAAGGCTAAGCAGGAGTGA
- a CDS encoding PRC-barrel domain-containing protein — protein MVKIMASKLRDVELITDTGIRLGWVYDLSFDEETGEILVIVAEPDEDLDTSEFVTDHEGLLLIPISAVKSIGEVIIIDSNKLAVRSKLKHLPKTTVQRTKPLEGGLKKKD, from the coding sequence ATGGTCAAGATAATGGCATCCAAGCTTAGGGATGTGGAGCTAATAACGGACACTGGAATAAGACTCGGATGGGTCTACGACCTCAGCTTCGACGAGGAGACCGGTGAAATCCTTGTAATCGTCGCCGAGCCCGATGAGGACCTCGACACGAGTGAGTTCGTAACTGACCATGAGGGGCTTCTCCTAATCCCCATCAGCGCAGTTAAAAGCATCGGCGAGGTCATAATAATAGACTCCAACAAACTTGCCGTACGCTCGAAACTCAAACACCTTCCAAAAACAACCGTTCAAAGGACCAAACCCCTCGAAGGGGGTCTGAAGAAAAAGGATTAA
- a CDS encoding nucleotidyltransferase domain-containing protein produces MPREKVVRVWDEREIIYTPKRWRYLWEKREKALAIMERLAQFDPLLYGSVARGDVRRDSDVDIFIPIRVPSYLIELALEGLVRRRKIVMATPWHLIKGVIEIDEETTVTFPLIEPTDRELDFYRWGGAVDLWGVKTKERVPGVNKKLILIIPTERGHVEREVVGRESEVAKTLGVSVDIVTERVHVLTRRDAIGRTGVYLNEEVPDWMTFEEALKIIADRDPNVRRKVRERGGV; encoded by the coding sequence ATGCCGAGGGAAAAGGTTGTCCGCGTCTGGGACGAGAGGGAAATCATCTACACCCCAAAGCGGTGGCGCTACCTCTGGGAGAAGCGCGAGAAGGCCTTAGCCATAATGGAGCGTCTGGCACAGTTCGACCCCCTGCTCTACGGGAGCGTCGCGAGGGGCGACGTGAGGAGGGACAGCGACGTGGACATCTTCATCCCGATTAGGGTCCCGAGCTATCTCATAGAGCTGGCCCTGGAAGGCCTCGTGAGGAGAAGGAAGATAGTCATGGCAACCCCCTGGCACCTGATAAAGGGAGTGATTGAGATTGACGAAGAAACGACCGTGACGTTTCCCCTCATCGAGCCGACGGACAGGGAGCTGGACTTCTACCGCTGGGGAGGGGCCGTTGATTTGTGGGGCGTCAAAACGAAGGAGCGCGTTCCGGGCGTCAATAAGAAGCTGATTTTGATAATTCCCACCGAGAGGGGCCACGTCGAGCGCGAGGTGGTTGGAAGGGAGAGCGAGGTCGCCAAAACCCTCGGCGTTAGCGTTGACATAGTTACGGAGCGCGTTCACGTCCTCACGAGGAGGGACGCGATTGGAAGAACCGGGGTCTACCTCAACGAGGAGGTTCCGGACTGGATGACCTTTGAGGAGGCCTTGAAAATAATCGCCGACCGCGACCCGAACGTCAGGAGGAAGGTGAGGGAGCGGGGAGGGGTTTAG
- a CDS encoding phosphate-starvation-inducible PsiE family protein — protein MGRKHHDAGLIENWLVKWLSVLFDIVVIGLATITMGYVVYLMFSLITETLHAFNIEEVLHQIVLVIIFLEIFELLTMYVKEHHVSMRNVVELGVLAMVRKIIITLDYNQLGWQTLLGMAALIFVMGWIYVQERQRRTRHEEFLIEKGLYRR, from the coding sequence ATGGGAAGGAAGCATCATGATGCCGGCCTCATTGAAAACTGGCTTGTTAAGTGGTTGAGCGTTCTCTTTGACATAGTCGTTATAGGCCTCGCCACGATAACCATGGGCTACGTCGTTTACTTGATGTTCAGCCTCATCACCGAGACCCTGCACGCCTTCAACATCGAGGAGGTCCTGCACCAGATAGTCCTCGTTATAATCTTCCTCGAAATCTTTGAACTGCTCACCATGTACGTCAAGGAGCACCACGTCAGCATGAGGAACGTCGTCGAGCTCGGCGTTCTGGCGATGGTGAGAAAGATTATAATCACCCTTGACTACAATCAGCTCGGCTGGCAGACGCTCCTCGGCATGGCGGCGCTGATTTTCGTGATGGGCTGGATTTACGTGCAGGAGAGGCAGAGGAGAACGAGGCACGAGGAGTTCCTCATCGAGAAGGGCCTCTACCGCCGATGA